The genomic stretch gcaatcccagtgctgggcatatacaccgaggaaaccagaattgaaagagacacatgtaccacatgtttatcacagcattgtttacaatagctaggaaatggaagcaacctggatgtccattggcagacgaatgggtaagaaagttgtggtaatatacacaatggaatattactcagctataaaaaagaacatatttgagtcagttctaatgaggtggatgaatctggagcctattatacagagtgaagtaagtcagaaagaaaaacaccaatacagtatattaatgcatctataggtcaggaagcaacagttagaactggacatggaacaacagactggttccaaataggaaaaggagtacgtcaaggctatatattatcaccctgcttatttaacttatttgcagagtacatcatgagaaacgctgggctggaagaagcacaagctggaatcaagattgccgggagaaatatcagtaacctcagatatgcagatgacaccacccttatggcagaaagtgaagaggaactaaaaagcctcttgatgaaagtgaaagaggagagtgaaaaagttggcttaaagctcaacattcagaaaacgaagatcatggcatctggccccatcacttcatgggaaatagatggggaaacagtggaaacagtgtcagactttatttttgggggctccaaaatcactgcagatggtgattgcaaccatgaaattaaaagacgcttactccttggaagtaaagttatgaccaacctagacagcatattaaaaagcagagacattactttgccgtaggtccatctagtcaaggctatggttttaccagtagtcatgtatggatgtgagagttggactgtgaagaaagctgagcaccgaagaattgatgcttttgaagtgtggttggtgttggagaagactcttgagagtcccttggactgcaaggagatccagccagtccattctgaaggagatcagccctgggatttctttggaagaaatgatgctaaagctgaaattccagtactttggccacctcatgcgaagagttgactcattggaaaagactctgatgctgggagggattgggggcaggaggagaaggggacgacagaggatgagatggctggatggcatcaccgactcgatggacgtgagtttgtgtgaactccgggagttggtgatggacagggaggcctggcgtgctgcgattcatggggtcgcaaagagtcggacgcaactgagcgactgaactgaactgatggaatttaggaagatggtaacgacaaccctatatgcaagacagcaaaagagacacagatgtaaagaacagatttttggactcagggcactcaaagctggtgcactgggacaacccagagggatgggatggggagggaggtgggagggagattcaggacTTACGGGGGCAGgcgggacacatgtacacctgtggctgattcatgttagtgtatggcaaaaaccactgcaaaATTGTaattaccttccaattaaaataaattaattaaaaaataaaagtagctgAGTGCTCTATTGATGTACTGAAATTGCTCAGGGACAAAGATGAAGGTGAAGGCATGTACTATCTGGCTCTTGGTCAGGTGTGCACCAGTGAGCTGACTGATCTCTCTCTTATGACTATTTAGGAAAACAGGGCAATATCCTCTGTCAGTAGCTCCATAAAAATGGTGTTAGTGTTGTTCTGACTACCCATAAGCACAATaaacagaggaggaaacaatGAAATTTCTGCTCCAGTTTTGTGCAAGCAGGGAAGGTTCGTCTGTTAGCCAATTGGCATGCAACTCGTTCTGAATCTCTGAAATTTCTGAGAGATGCACTGTTTAAAATCCCAATAGCCACTCAAGCAGCTTGAGAGCTGGAGCCTGCCCCCACTCCCCATTAGCAACCCACATCTGAATATCTGCCTGGTTAGAAAACCCCACCCAACATACACACCAATACACAGGAAAGGGGAAAGGTACAAGGCAACCTTTGCTGAGGGCAATATGAGGGGTGCAGACCCTATGTGCAGCATTGACAGGGGAGGGAGGGCTCACTTCCAGCTGGGGAGGCTTTTTAGAGGCTGGGTGATGGAGCTAGGTCCCTAAGAATGAGCAGGACCAGGATCTAGGAGCAAGAGGAGTGCAATCAGGAGGACGAAAATGGGGTGCAAggacaaagagagagaagaaagcacaCTTGGGTacagtgaatgagagttcctttTGGATGGGGCAGAAAAGTAGATGACAAGTGTGGCTCAATTCTTATCAACATTGAATGTCAGGATGAGAAAAGCAGGATATACTTCACAGATGGGTTACCATCCAGAGCCTTTGAGCAGGAGAATGACAAGTTGAAAATAAGGAAGAGTGAAGTTTAATTTGACAGAAATGTGCAAAGTAAATTGAGAAGGGATAAGGAGGTgcgtggagaagacaatggcaccccactcctggtACCAACATAGCTCCAAGTACCAGTGGATGCTGGGTTACAGGAATATCAGTTTACTTTTAACCAATATTTTTACAGCAATAACGTTCTCTCTGCTTTCCGATTATAACAATTACGTATGTTGTTCATGGAACAAACTGATACCAGAATACCTCAAGAGTGGCCTGCATGAATGAAAATTCCACTGCTAAAAAGCCTCACACCAAACTGTCAGAACTCACCAGGAACTCTCTCCTTTCTGTATTCCAAGAGTGTGTGAGAGTTATTTTCCAACACATTTTTTTTGAGTTTCAAATTAGACTCCATGGAAAGGAGGCTTTTCTATAGATTCATCTGATTAGCAAGACACTGGATCCTACAGAGGCCATAAGAAGAGGAAGCCTGAAGCCTCCACTTAAAACTCAACCAGAAGCCATGCAGCAGTCCTCACAAACGGTCAGACATGTAACACTTTACAACGTGAGtttaaaccagaaagagaaaaactagtgGGTTACTTACATAAAACTGCTAACAAGAGAAAACTGGGCCTCTTCCCACCGATTAATTTGGCGTCAGTTTTAAAAGGCGCTGttttaataagatttaaaaaaacattttctaacacaTTAATATGTTGTGAACTGTCATTTCATTTGCAGCTATCAGAAAACTTTTCCAGTCTTAAAAATTGATGTAACTAATTTGTCTTCCATATTGTGTCAAATATTGCTTATgtggcatttcttttttaaacatcgTTTTTAAAGGGTAAGCTTATTGTTTAAAACATTAAAGCAGAAAACTATTTAAGagaactagtaaaaaaaaaaaaatcccacactcTCACTCCCAGATTCTTTTCTAGCCGCCCTCTTGCCCCATTTTACTGCTAGACAGGACTTCAAGGGAAATGGTGGACTGTAGGATcttgggagggaggagaggaggtgaAATTGGAAGCAGGAGAAAGAGATGATTCCCCAAAGAAGGAGAAATTGTCTATTCACCCCGAGAGGCTGATTCTCTCTGGTAACCCGAGAAAGACGAATAGAAACTGCAGGAAGAAGATACCAGTTTTATTGTCTCTGATtggcaaatatgaaaaaaaagattGACAGTATCAAATGGAGGGAACGCAGGGGGCGGGCTGCAGTGTTAAATGGGAGGAGTAACCGAGGACTCGAGCTCATTGATGACGCGACCCTCACGTGACCAGGAGTCGACGTGTGCAGAAGTCCTTATAGTCCAGGGCCTGTTTCCCAGGAGCAGCTCCCTATagctggagaaggagaaaagTGCCCCGGATCCTTTCAGGTCAGTATAAAGCTGGGCGCTGCCTTCGGGACCCTGGGGTCTAGGAGTCAGATAACATAAATCAAGCGTAGCCGGTACTACTTTCCTAACACCACGGTTCCGCTAAACTTCCATTTTTGTGCAGGAAATTTTGGGCAGtttggggtggagagggagaaggGTAGCTAATTGAGGATCCCCAGAGAGACACAGAAACAATTTAGAAACAACTTGAGTCGCTCACTCCCTGCCTGAAGGGAACCGGTGGGCACCGGGGACGGAGGGCGGGGTTGCCTTATAAGGATCGCGAGGATGAGGACGTGGGGAAACTTTAGACGAACAAGGCCTAGAATCGTTAAAGGGACCCGTGATTCAGGTACTGACCTCCTCACCAAGCAGTCTTGTCGGTCTGCAGGACTCTTGGTCTTTGGGGAGCGACCCAAACCGactgagggaagagggaggaaaattccctggatccCTGCAGGTCAGTGTAAAGGTGCAGTTGCCTCCtgttcctgggggtgggggtggggtgtgagtGCGGATGACACCGAAGCCCATCCCGGGGTCACTGCAGCCTCTCCCCATCCGGATGAAGCGCCAGAGGCCTGTGCAGAGCCTGCAGCGGAaatggggcgggggaggggggagactGGAGAGAcgtggaagggggaggggaggccagagACTGGACCAGCCGGTCTCAGGTGAGAGGTAGGAGGTTGGAATGGCTTGGGAAAGCCTAAAAGGGCGGGAGTGTTGGAGATCGGAGGCGAGGGAGGGGTTAATTGCTTCCGCGCTGCTCGCTGCTCCCTGCTCCTGTTTCGGTGCTAGGAGAGGCCTGTAGCAGGGCCTGCTGGGAAATGGTGGGCTGGAGCGGGAGGAGAGAAGATGGAGCTGGAGCGGGAGggggagggtgaggagggggagagaggggcgGAGCCAGGGGAGTTCAGAGCCTGAGGATCTAGCCTTTTCTAGTTGGAAAACTTTGACAGTTAAGAGACCTAAATGAGAAGAAGCCAGTCTCTATGGAAACCCATACTCTAGCTGCTGGTTCATTTGCCTGGCATCTAGttgttttgttcctttgttttccaGGGTTAATTTATTCAAAAAGGAAATCGAAAAATACTCAACATGCAAAAGTCttgtggagaaaatgaaagaaaaccacagaACATGCCAAAGGCTGAGGAAGACCGCCCTTTGGAAGCTGTACCACAGGAGGCAGAAGGAAATCCTCAACCTTCTGAAGAAGGTGTAAGCCAGGAAGCAGAAGGAAACCTTAGAGGAGGGCTGATTCAGCCTGGTCAGGGATATAAGGAGGACTCTCCTGTTAGGCATTTGGACCCTGAAGAAATGATAAGAGGAGCAGATGAGTTGGAAAGGCTTAGGGAAGAGATAAGAAGAGTAAGAAACAAGTTTGTGATGATGCATTGGAAGCAAAGACATTCACGCAGCCGTCCTTATCCCGTGTGCTTTAGGccttgaattctttttttgtcCGATATTAAAATCTTGCCCCAGCTTTCTGTTAGCATTTTCTGATGTATCTGtgacttttgctttatttttaatcatctgGTGGAGTTTTGTTTTAGGTATAGTTTCCTTGTTTTCAGCATCTGCATTTTGACACATTCTCTAGGTCTATTTTTCGATTGGGAAATTTCGCACATatgcatgaaaatatgttcatttcatattgtaaagtaaaacatAACAGGTTACAAAGCAGCATATTTAGTACCAGCTCACATATGTAGGAGAAAGTCTCAaattgtgtgtgtgcgcgcgtgtgtatacatacatgcatatatcagAAATCTAACTGTGCTTGTTTCtgtgtgctgtttttttttttttttttgcttatatgtattttttaatgaacacatcacacacacaaagagaattaaagtttttttattaattaagagTCAATCAAATAATTTGCAACCAGCTTATAAGGGCAATGGGGGCACTTAAAATCTTGATGAAAGAACTATTGAAAAAATGTAAACCTCAAAATACCTCTGGATCTCTTAGCCAGAGGAATAAAACTGGCAATTATTGCAGATACACTTGCTTAAGACTTGATCTTTTCATGGGAAAACACTTGTCTCACAGGGCTGCTGTGGGGAAGAAATGAGGTGACTGAGCTGTACTTGGTGGGCTCTTGTTCCCACCTATACATACAGAACCCCAACCCATTGCAGAACATCAGTTTTGAGGGAGGGTCCTAGTGTGACTCAACCTGTGCTCAGGAACAAGTCCAATAGGCAGGGAAGTGGGGGCTTCCATGCCAGGCCTCTGCCTTTGAGCCCCACCCCTGGTTTCCCTGAGTCCTGCCATGCCTGCTGGGCACTGGAGTCCTCCAGTGCCAAAACCCCACTGAGTTTCCTGGTGTCCCCAGTGGGTTGAACCCCCACTCTTCTAAATCTCTGCTTTATAATGATGCTTAACACAGtgggaggacttcccaggtggctgagtggtaaagaatccacctccgatgcaggagacgcaggttcgatccctgggtccctgagtcggaaagatcccctggagaaggaaatggcaaccccctccagtattcttgcctgaaaaatcctatggacagaggagcctggcgggttatagtccagggggtcgcaaagagtcagacatgacttagcgactaaaaaacaacaacaaccagtggGGAGCTGTTCCAGGATTGCATGGGCCACAATGTGATGCAGAATTCTTAGCAATAGTCCCATCCAATTTCAACCACAGGATACCTCATCCATAGGAATCAGACATGATGAGTCCATTTTAGGAATTGGACTAGCGTTCAAATTTGAGTAAAAGATGCCACTCTATAGTCAGAGTTGCTGCTTTAAGTctaaaaactgaaattttgtcTTCTTTGTGGGATGATCTCTCCCTGAAGGCTCCTGGCAGGCCTGTCCTACTGGTTCAGAAGACTCAGAATATGTGTAAATTGCAAAAAGGAACACAGGAAACAGATCTAAGGGAACAGTTCCCTTCATCCCATCCCCAATCGATAatgtgaggaaaaagaaaacttgaaaggtAAAAACTTTATAAATACACTTAAAGTAGAATGGCTactatataaatattagaaattatattttccctACAGAACAAAGAGTATCTTTTCCTTCTGATATCCACACATACTTGTGACACATCATGTTTCaatatttaattgattttttatttaattgattttcTGATTGATTTTTGCTAAGGAGCcagttgttgtttactcactaaattgtgtccagctgttttgcgaccccatggactgtaggccaccaggctcctctgtccatgcaattttctcaggcaagaatattggagtggattgccatttccttctccaggggatcttcccaacgcagggattgaacccgcatctcctgcattgcaggtggattatttactgctgaaccactagGTTTGTGCAAAATCTGTCATTGACTCAATCATCTTCCACAAGTTCTTTTATCATTCTAGTATTATGACAAGCAATTCCAGGAAGAAACAGTTCATGGAATGGATTGCACTTCAAATGTTTTATCAAAGCCTTGCATAATtacctgcatcagaatcacctggggagcatctttaaaatactgatttctgGGCCCCACCTAAGACTCACTATCTGGAGGTGGGCTGTGGAAGTTTCAGGTAACAACTTGTTGGTCAGGCTGGATTCTGGCTGGAGTGAGATGAAGGTCCAGGAACTCACTTGCCATCATTATAAGACTGGTTGAATCCAGCCCCCTGGCACTGAGGGATGGCACTGGGGCAGGATGTAGAAGGGCTCCAGCAAGGAGGCATACCCCTCTTCAGGATGGTCTGACATTGGCTTCTCTGCTCCAGCCTGCAGCAGGTGCCAGACTCTTCTAGACTGATGGCCAGGCTGTCCTGGGCATGCGTACCTGAAGGATCACTGTCCCCATTGCAGGTCAGAGCACTagacttcctttcttccctttttccttcacAAGGAGGCTTGatgggagcttttttttttaactgtttgaaaaactttatttatttttttatggaatagcattttattttaaatatagctgtgtgtacatgtcaatcccaaactcctaatctatcccttcccccaactcTTTTCTCTGGTaaaaagtttgttctctaagtttgtgaatctgtttttttttttgtttaaataagttcatttgtataattttctttttaagactccacatataagccatatcatatatttgcctttctctgtctgacttacttcatttagtatgataatctccaagtccattcatgttgctgcaaatggcatggcattatttcattctttttaatggaataatattccattgtatatatgtacatacctcagcataataaaggctGTATACAACAAACCTacatcatattcaatggtgaaaagctgaaagcattttctctaagatcaggaacaaggcaagaatgTCTACTCtctccacttttattcaacatagttttggaagtcctagccatggcaatcagacaaggaaaagaaataaaagtaatccaaattggaaaagaagaagtaaaactgtcactgtttgcagatgacatacgCACATAGAAagtcctaaagatgctaccaggaGGTGACTAGAGCTCATCAGTGAGTCTggtaaggttgcaggatacataattaataacagaaatctctttaacaatgaaacatcagaaagagaaattaagcaatcaatcccatttaccatcacagcaaaaagaataagatacatAGGAATATACCTACTTAAGGATGGGaagttttaaagggaaaaagactTCAAAATTCAGTAACTGAAAACATTGGCTTTGATCATCTTTGGCCAAAGGGGATAGGTCTTAAACAAGATCTGCCTCATGCCTCTCCCACCCACCTTGCTCAGACTTGCAGAAGGGCCTCTGTTGTGTCCgcctgtttggggcttccctggtggctcagtggtaaagaatctgcctgaaatgcaggagacctgggttcaatccttgggtggggaagatcccttggagaagggaatggcaacccactccagtattccatggacagaggagcctggcgagctacagtccatgggttgcaaagagtcagacacgactgagcacatgcagcTCTGATCTGTAGTGCCTTTAGTCCTCTGTGTGGCTGATGCAGTGCTTCTGATGTCTGCATGGGTCCAGatccagagacagaggagagccCAGGTGGAGGAAGCTCGCAAAGGCACGTGACCCTACTGCTCAGGAGAAAAGGGTTGTTGCCTCCTGTTTAAACAACCCTGTACACTATAGTCCTAGCCCACAACTTGGGGACCAGGGTAGTCAAGTTATGAACTGGCATGAAGATGCTTTTGCAGGCATTGATGGTGGAGGAAGCAATGCCATTGTGATCGTTGTTCTTTAGGTCTGTCATCTGAGAAATCAATACTGCTTTTTCTGGTTGGGCAATAAGGTGAAGATGAACTTGGCtttaggaatgcaaaatggttaaGTTCATGACCTTGCTGTACTGTGctctgctaacttgcttcagtcatgtttgactctttgcaaccctatggactgtagcccgccaggctcctctgtccatgggattatctaggcaagaatactggagtgggttgccatgccctcctccaggggatcttcctgacccagggatccaactcttgtctcttctgtctcctgcattggcaggtggattctttatcactagcaccacctcagGTTCCAATCTGGACTCTTCTTACAGTATGTGACCTTACATAAATCCTTTCTTGGAGACCCGTGGGTTTCCCAGACATAAAAATCTTGGATCAAAGATAAAGTTTCCTCTCCATTACCATCATTGCTTTTATcataattatcatcatcatcaccatcatgatCAAGGGATAGTACTGAGTGAATACCCAATGGATTCCTGTTGGGCACATATCTCATACTGTTAAGGCTTATAACAATCGGTGGCCAAGCCTTGGAAATCTATCCTCTGAATGGGTGGACATAGTATAGTAAAAAACTACTGGCTAGTTTTGAATCCTCTAATAATTAGAAGTGTGAGGACAGATTGGTTCATTCATCTGTAGAATGAGTGTAACCCACAAGATTGTTAAGGGAAGTAAATGCAGAAAACGATGAAATTCCTGGCATATAATAGGCTTTCAGACAATGTTAGACCTTTGATCATCATTATCATGTGTTATCattatcattgtcatcatcattatcatcagttcagttcagtcgctcagtcgtgtccgactctttgcaaccccatgaattgcagcacaccaggcctccctgtccatcaccaacttccggagtttacccaaactcatgtacattgagtcggtgatgccatccaaccatctcatcctctgtcatccccttctcctcctgccctcaatctttcccagcatcagggtcttttcaaatgagtcagctcttcgcatgaggtggccaaagtattggagtttcagctctagcatcagtccttccagtgaacacccaggattgatctcctttaggatggactggttggatctccttgcagtgcaagggactctcaagagtcttctccaacaccacagttcaaaagcatcgattctttaggactcagctttctttatagtccaactctcacatccctgcatgactactggaaaaaccatagccttgactagatggacctttgttgacaaagtaatgtctctgctttttaatatgctgtctaggttggtcataactttccttccaaggagtaagtgtcttttaatttcatggctgcaatcaccatctgcagtgattttggagccccccaaaataaagtcagccactgtttccccacctatttgccatgaagcgatgggactggatgccatgatcttagttttttgaatgttgagctgtaagccaactttttcactctcctctttcactttcatcaagaggctctttagttcttcttcattttctgccataagggtgtcatctgcatatctgaggttattgatatttctgccgccaaacttgattccagcttgtggttcttccagtccagcgtttctcatgatgactctgcatataagttaaataaacagcgtgacagtatacagccttgacgaactccttttcctatttggaaccagtctgttgttccatgtccagttctaactggtgcttcctgacctgcatataggtttctcaagaggcaggtcaggtggtctggtattcccatctttttcagaattttccacagtttattgtgatccacacagtcaaaggctttggcatagtcaataaagctttttcaatgatccagcggatgttggcaatttgatctctggttcctctgccttttctaagaccagcttgaacatctggaagttcacagttcacatattgctgaagcctggtttggagaattttgagcattactttactagcgtgtgagatgagtgcaattgtggggtagtgagcattctttggaattgcctttctttggattggaatgaaaactgaccttttccagtcctgtggccactgctgagttttctaaatttgctggcatatttagtgcagcactttaacagcatcatcttttaggat from Bubalus bubalis isolate 160015118507 breed Murrah chromosome X, NDDB_SH_1, whole genome shotgun sequence encodes the following:
- the LOC102397684 gene encoding transcription elongation factor A protein-like 8; the protein is MQKSCGENERKPQNMPKAEEDRPLEAVPQEAEGNPQPSEEGVSQEAEGNLRGGLIQPGQGYKEDSPVRHLDPEEMIRGADELERLREEIRRVRNKFVMMHWKQRHSRSRPYPVCFRP